In Bicyclus anynana chromosome 22, ilBicAnyn1.1, whole genome shotgun sequence, the following proteins share a genomic window:
- the LOC112054315 gene encoding uncharacterized protein LOC112054315 → MLDKFRSIKPTHLWHLTSLKAFRAAIKDRYEVRKNMDTWFYKPGQSLAFAGFIWLSTLAFFYSIAAIKPGETFKHYLPYDCQSPSGPNMDDCKKQPKTPPCPPTKKKEC, encoded by the exons ATGCTGGATAAATTCAGAAGCATCAAACCAACTCACCTGTGGCATCTTACCAGTTTGAAAGCCTTTAGAGCGGCCATCAAAGATCGATACGAGGTCCGAAAGAACATGGATACATGGTTCTACAAGCCCGGGCAAAGTTTAGCATTTGCAG GTTTCATCTGGCTTTCTACGCTAGCATTCTTTTACTCTATAGCAGCCATCAAGCCAGGAGAAACATTTAAACATTATCTACCATACGATTGTCAATCACCATCGGGACCTAATATGGATGATTGCAAGAAACAGCCTAAAACACCCCCATGTCCGCCAACTAAGAAAAAAGAATGCTAA